From Streptomyces sp. SAI-135:
GGGTCGGCGGGCGGCAGCTGGTGGCGGGCCTTGAGGTGGCCGACCTGCTGGGTGGCCTTGAAACGCTCGGCGAGCATGTGGACGACGGCCGCGTCGATGTTGTCGATGCTGTCCCGCAACCGGTTGAGCTCTTCACGGACAGCGGGGTCGACGTCACCGGTTCCGGTGTTGCTGGTGGTCATGGGCGACAACCCTAAGGGGGCGCGGGTGCGGGGCCGTCGGCGGATCGGGCGGCCGGGGACGACCAGGCGGTACGACGCCCTGGGCGCTCACCACTCTGGCGGAACGGTTGGATCCGGGGGCGGGTGTGCGGCTCTCCGACGGAGCGGCCGGGGCGGGTTTCCGACGGAGCGGCTGGACTGGGGCCGGGTGTGCGGGTTCCCGACGGAGCGGCTGGACTGGAGCCGGGTGTGCGGCTTTCCGGCGCAGCGGCCGGGCGGGCGGGTGTGTGCTCTCGCCGGAACGGCCGGGCCGGAGGCCGGATGTGCGGCTTCCCGGCGCAGCAGGCAGGCAGCCGAGTGTGTGCTCTCGCCGGAACGGCCGGGCCGGAGGCCGGATGTGCGGCTTCCCGGCGCAGCAGGCAGGCAGCCGAGTGTGTGCTCTCGCCGGAACGGCCGGGCCGGATGCCGGGTGTGCGGCTGCCGCCGGAGTGGAGGTCTGGGAGATCGCCCCCGGAGGAACACCCGGACCGGGAAAGCTCTCTCCCCCACCCGATGGCCTGGATCCCTCCCAGGGGCCCTCACGTCGCCACCCGATTCACCGACCCCAGACCAGCCCGCCACACGCCCATAGCCAACCGCCCAGCCCCACCTACAAGCCCCAGCCCCCGCACTCGCCGCCACCCCAACCGCACCTCAACACCCAACCGCCGGAACAAGAACCGGAACCGAGCACCCCCACCGGGCCGGCGCCCGATCCCCAGCCCCCACCCCACCCGGTAGGCCCACCCCCCGTCTCACACCATCGGCGGATCCCCCGGATCAGGGACCTGGTTGCTCCAGCCCCCCGGCAGGGTCCGGCTTTCCTGGGCGCGGAAGCGGATGGGGGCCATGCCGACGCGGCGGGTGAAGAGGCGGGAGAAGTAGGCGGGGTCGTCGTAGCCGACGCGGCGGGCGATGGAGGCGACGGAGAGTTCGGTGGCGGCGAGGAGTTCCTTGGCGCGGCCGAGGCGGATGCCGAGCAGGTAGTCCTTGGGGCTGCAGCCGGCGCCGCGGCGGACGGCGGTGCGCAGTTCGGCGAGGGTCATGCCGTGCCGGGCCGCGTGGTCGGCGACGGACAGCGGAAGGCAGGCGTCCCGGGCGAGCGCCTTGAGGACGGGGTCGCCGTCGGGGGCGAGGTCGGCGCGGGCGCGGCGCAGGGCGACCAGCAGCTCGTGGACCGCGGCGCCGGTCTCCGCCTCCAGGAGGGGGTTGTCGCGGCGTGCGGCGCGGGCGATGCGGGCGATGACGGCGCGCGGGCCGGTCGCGTCGGACAGGGGGACGACGGGGCGGTCGGGTTCGATGTAGCCGAGTTCGGTGTAGGTGGCGGTCGCGGGTCCGGTGAAGCCGACGAACCCCTCGTCCCAGCCGGTTCCCGCGTCGGGGGCGTAGTGGTGGGGGATGCCGGGGGTGAGCCACAGCAGCGCGGGCGCGGTGACCGTCGTTCGGCGGCCGTCGGGGCTCTCGTACCAGCCGGTGCCGGTGCTGATCACGACGGCGACGTGGCTGTCGAGGGTGCGGGGACCGACGGTGGGCAGCGCGCCGTACTGGAGTCCGACTCCCAGGCAGACCAGGCCCAGCCGGTGGTGGACGGGGCTGGGGCTGAGGAATCGCATCCAGGTGTGGTACATCGCGCTCCTCGCATGCGCTTGGGTCCAAGCAGCGCCGATCTTTGTCCATGGACGTGATCGTCGCCAGTGGTGAGGGTGGAGCCTATGAGCGAGTTCACGGTGGGTGAAACCGATTTCCTGCTGGACGGCAGGCCGGTGCGGCTGCTGTCCGGCGCCCTGCACTACTTCCGGGTGCACGAGGCCGCCTGGGGGCACCGGCTGGCGATGCTGCGGGCGATGGGCCTCAACTGTGTGGAGACGTACGTGCCGTGGAACCTCCACGAGCCGCACCCGGGCGACTTCCGGGACGTGGAGGCGCTGGGCCGGTTCCTGGACGCGGCCCGGGAGGCGGGGCTGTGGGCGATCGTCCGGCCCGGCCCCTACATCTGCGCGGAGTGGGAGAACGGCGGTCTGCCGCACTGGCTGGAGGGGCACGCGCGCACGGGCGACGAGCGGTACCTCGCGCAGGTGGAGCGCTGGTTCGGGCGGCTGCTGCCGCAGGTCGTGGAGCGGCAGATCGACCGCGGCGGCCCGGTGGTCATGGTGCAGGCGGAGAACGAGTACGGCAGCTACGGTTCGGACGCCGCGTATCTGCTGCGGCTGACGAAGCTGCTGCGCGCCGAGGGCGTGACGGTCCCGCTGTTCACTTCGGACGGCCCCGAGGACCACATGCTCACCGGCGGCTCGGTCCCCGGTGTCCTCGCCACGGTGAACTTCGGTTCCGACGCCCGCACGGCCTTCGAGGCGCTGCGCCGCCACCGGCCGCAGGGCCCGCTGATGTGCATGGAGTTCTGGTGCGGCTGGTTCGAGCACTGGGGCGGCGAGCCCGTCGTACGGGATGCCCGGGACGCGGCCGCGGCGCTGCGGGAGATCCTGGAGTGCGGGGCCTCGGTGAACCTGTACATGGCGCACGGGGGCACGAACTTTGCGGGCTGGGCGGGCGCCAACCGGGGCGGGGGCGCGCTGCACGACGGTCCGCTGGAGCCGGACGTGACGTCGTACGACTACGACGCGCCGATCGACGAGTACGGCAGGCCCACGGAGAAGTTCTGGCGTTTTCGCGAGGTGCTGTCCGCGTACGGCCCGGTCGCGGAGCTGCCGCCCGCGCCGGAGGTGCTGGGTGGCGTCGGTGACGTGGACGTGACCGCGTGGGCCTCGCTGCCCGCCGTGCTGGCGGAGCGCGGCGGGCCGCCCCACGAGGGCCCCGTGCCGCCGACCTTCGAGGAGCTGGACGTCGACCGGGGGCTCGTGCGGTACGAGGTGACCGTGCCGGGGCCGCGGCAGCCGTACCCGCTCATCGCACGGGGGTTGCGGGATCTCGCGGTGGTGTACGTCGACGGTGTGCGGGTCGGGGTGCTCACCGAGGAGGACGTGCGGCTCAAGGAGCCGGTCGCGGGGCACGCGCGCGTGGAGCTGTGGGTGGAGTCGCTGGGGCGGGTCAACTACGGGCCCCGGAGCGGGGAGGCCAAGGGGATCACCGGCGGGCTGCTGCACGAGCGGCAGTTCCTGCACGGGGTGCGGGCGCGGGGGCTGCGGCTGGACGCGCTGGACTCGGTGACGGGCATCGGCTTCGGTGACCTGCCCGGGGACGGCTCGCCGGGCCTGTACCGGGGCGGGGTGGACGTGCGGGGCGCCGGGGACGCGGTCCTGGAGCTGCCGGGCTGGACGCGTGGGTTCGTGTGGGTCAACGGCTTCAACCTGGGCCGGTACTGGTCCGCGGGCCCGCAGCGGACGCTGTACGTGCCGGGGCCCGTGCTGCGGGAGGGCGCGAACGAGGTGTGGGTGCTGGAGCTGGAGGAGGCCCCGGCGCAGAGCCCCGCGCTCCGGCTCCGGGCCCCGGATCCGACCCGCGAGAATCGGCCCGCGACCTCGTAGAGTGGAGTCGGGTTCAGGGCGTCTTGGGGGTACGGGCGTGACGAACGACGGACCGGTCCAGCACGGCTACCCGCACCTGGAGACGGTGCGGGCCTCGATCAACGCGCTCTACAAGCGGCTGTCCTACGACACCGTCCGAACGTTCGCGACGAGCGTGGCCCCGGTGGACGTGGCGTTCTGCGACACCGACGACCTGTATCTCGGCGCGCAGCGGGTGGCCCGGGAGCTGGTGCGGCACTTCCGGCTCCCGGACGCCCGGCTGGTGGTCGGCTTCCGGGAGATGACCCACGCGGCGAACGTCGAACTCACCGCGGGCCCGGAGTACTTCGTCGAGCT
This genomic window contains:
- a CDS encoding chorismate mutase translates to MTTSNTGTGDVDPAVREELNRLRDSIDNIDAAVVHMLAERFKATQQVGHLKARHQLPPADPAREARQIDRLRTLAENAKLDPAFAEKFLNFIIAEVIRHHERIAEDTVNGPAPLAD
- a CDS encoding AraC family transcriptional regulator, whose product is MYHTWMRFLSPSPVHHRLGLVCLGVGLQYGALPTVGPRTLDSHVAVVISTGTGWYESPDGRRTTVTAPALLWLTPGIPHHYAPDAGTGWDEGFVGFTGPATATYTELGYIEPDRPVVPLSDATGPRAVIARIARAARRDNPLLEAETGAAVHELLVALRRARADLAPDGDPVLKALARDACLPLSVADHAARHGMTLAELRTAVRRGAGCSPKDYLLGIRLGRAKELLAATELSVASIARRVGYDDPAYFSRLFTRRVGMAPIRFRAQESRTLPGGWSNQVPDPGDPPMV
- a CDS encoding beta-galactosidase family protein, which encodes MSEFTVGETDFLLDGRPVRLLSGALHYFRVHEAAWGHRLAMLRAMGLNCVETYVPWNLHEPHPGDFRDVEALGRFLDAAREAGLWAIVRPGPYICAEWENGGLPHWLEGHARTGDERYLAQVERWFGRLLPQVVERQIDRGGPVVMVQAENEYGSYGSDAAYLLRLTKLLRAEGVTVPLFTSDGPEDHMLTGGSVPGVLATVNFGSDARTAFEALRRHRPQGPLMCMEFWCGWFEHWGGEPVVRDARDAAAALREILECGASVNLYMAHGGTNFAGWAGANRGGGALHDGPLEPDVTSYDYDAPIDEYGRPTEKFWRFREVLSAYGPVAELPPAPEVLGGVGDVDVTAWASLPAVLAERGGPPHEGPVPPTFEELDVDRGLVRYEVTVPGPRQPYPLIARGLRDLAVVYVDGVRVGVLTEEDVRLKEPVAGHARVELWVESLGRVNYGPRSGEAKGITGGLLHERQFLHGVRARGLRLDALDSVTGIGFGDLPGDGSPGLYRGGVDVRGAGDAVLELPGWTRGFVWVNGFNLGRYWSAGPQRTLYVPGPVLREGANEVWVLELEEAPAQSPALRLRAPDPTRENRPATS